A single genomic interval of Theropithecus gelada isolate Dixy chromosome 16, Tgel_1.0, whole genome shotgun sequence harbors:
- the TTYH2 gene encoding protein tweety homolog 2: protein MQAARVDFIAPWWVVWLHSVPHLGLRLQPVNSTFNPGDESYQESLLFLGLVAAVCLGLNLIFLVAYLVCACCCQQDDAVQTKQRHSCCITWTAVVAGLVCCAAVGVGFYGNSETNDGVYQLMYSLEDANHTFSGIDALRDRFCISGDQPLILAIVTEK, encoded by the exons ATGCAGGCGGCGCGCGTGGACTTCATCGCTCCCTGGTGGGTCGTGTGGCTGCACAGCGTTCCGCACCTCGGCCTGCGCCTGCAGCCCGTGAACAGCACCTTCAACCCTGGCGACGAGAGTTACCAGGAG TCGCTGCTGTTCCTGGGGCTGGTGGCCGCGGTCTGCCTGGGCCTGAACCTCATCTTTCTTGTGGCTTACCTGGTCTGCGCTTGCTGCTGCCAGCAAGACGATGCGGTACAGACCAAGCAGCGCCACTCCTGCTGCATCACCTGGACAGCCGTGGTGGCTGGGCTCGTCTGCTG TGCTGCAGTGGGCGTTGGTTTCTATGGAAACAGCGAGACCAACGATGGGGTATACCAGCTGATGTACTCCTTGGAAGATGCCAACCATACCTTCTCTGGGATCGATGCTCTG AGGGACAGGTTCTGTATCTCTGGAGATCAGCCCCTCATCCTCGCCATTGTTACCGAGAAGTGA